A genomic segment from Coccinella septempunctata chromosome 3, icCocSept1.1, whole genome shotgun sequence encodes:
- the LOC123310094 gene encoding glucose dehydrogenase [FAD, quinone]-like, whose amino-acid sequence MLHWALLLHFLSSYADCLDAEAYNLQVKYLEDLVNVEVEKAKNYRGRNDNGDLLDGVENSRTTHDFGTFDFIVVGGGSAGSVVANRLSEIRGWKVLLLEAGDINDDFTDIPYVFDASARSDRNWGYLTVPQKNGCYGRENRRCPYIRGKILGGSGTINGLVYSRGIKADFEKWAQEGNSGWSWEDVFPYIKKIENFQSQNVDSKYRGFNGPLNIAYAQPDIPLQKAFIQASKEIGIPFLEDYNAEKVSGVSYIQHNIQNGKRVSGANNYLRPAWTRINLNITLRAFVTKVLIDEQSKTAYGVEFVHKNRKFKANARREVILSGGSANTPQLLMLSGIGPKSDLQKVGIKVIQDSPVGKFMKDHIGFLPLYFSSNYVEPAQTTNQLIKQYLQGEGAFTAPSYYRAIAYFNTRNKSSPFPNMEIDFAPPRPVVTTIPQFANYRKEVSDYVNSINQSTHWNFQLFFLHPKSSGTLTLQSANARDFPLIDSKIFDKEEDLEDMYEGIQVALKLVETSVGKHFDLKLNLDLPSCSKNKRMSREYLYCLLRQVALPAYHLSSTAKMGPRSDPLAVVNNELKVYGIKNLRVIDVSIVPSTVTGHINAQAFLIGEKGADMIKKDHLNIQG is encoded by the exons ATGCTTCATTGGGCATTACTCCTTCATTTCTTATCATCATATGCTGACTGTTTAGACGCCGAAGCTTATAATCTTCAAGTGAAATATCTAGAGGATTTGGTCAACGTAGAAGTGGAGAAGGCGAAAAATTACAGAGGTAGAAACGACAATGGGGATTTGTTGGATGGTGTAGAAAATTCGAGAACCACACATG ATTTTGGTACCTTTGATTTCATTGTTGTTGGAGGTGGATCTGCAGGTTCCGTGGTAGCTAATAGATTGTCGGAAATAAGAGGTTGGAAGGTTTTGTTGCTTGAAGCTGGGGATATCAATGATGATTTTACTGATATACCATACGTTTTTGATGCATCTGCCAGGTCTGATAGAAATTGGGGATACTTGACTGTTCCACAGAAAAATGGCTGCTATG GACGAGAAAACAGAAGGTGTCCTTACATTCGTGGCAAAATTCTTGGTGGTTCTGGAACTATAAACGGTTTGGTTTACTCCAGAGGAATCAAAGCTGATTTCGAAAAATGGGCTCAAGAAGGAAATTCAGGATGGTCGTGGGAAGACGTGTTTCCCTAtatcaaaaaaatcgagaacTTCCAATCCCAAAACGTCGATTCAAAATACAGAGGATTCAACGGACCCTTAAATATTGCATATGCGCAGCCAGACATACCATTACAAAAGGCTTTCATACAAGCCAGTAAAGAAATTGGCATACCATTTTTAGAAGACTACAATGCCGAAAAAGTTAGTGGAGTTTCATACATTCAGCACAATATCCAAAACGGAAAAAGGGTTAGTGGTGCAAATAACTACCTCAGACCTGCTTGGACGAGGATAAACCTGAATATAACTTTGAGAGCCTTCGTTACTAAAGTGCTGATCGATGAGCAGTCCAAAACCGCTTATGGTGTTGAATTCGTACACAAAAATCGTAAATTTAAGGCGAATGCAAGAAGGGAAGTGATACTGTCAGGTGGATCAGCTAACACTCCTCAACTCCTGATGTTATCAGGAATTGGTCCGAAGTCTGACCTACAGAAGGTTGGAATCAAGGTTATTCAAGATTCACCTGTGGGAAAATTCATGAAAGACCATATTGGATTTTTACCACTCTATTTCTCTTCAAATTATGTTGAGCCTGCGCAAACTACCAATCAATTGATCAAGCAGTATCTTCAAGGAGAAGGAGCTTTTACAGCTCCTTCATACTACAGAGCTATTGCTTACTTTAACACAAGAAATAAAAGTTCTCCCTTTCCCAATATGGAAATAGACTTTGCGCCACCTAGACCTGTGGTGACTACCATTCCACAATTTGCCAACTATAGAAAAGAAGTGAGCGACTACGTCAACAGTATCAACCAGTCTACCCATTGGAACTTCCAGTTATTCTTCCTGCATCCAAAATCATCCGGAACACTTACTCTGCAATCGGCAAACGCTAGAGACTTTCCATTGATCGATAGTAAGATTTTCGATAAAGAAGAAGATTTAGAAGATATGTACGAAGGGATACAAGTTGCTCTGAAATTAGTAGAGACATCTGTAGGCAAACATTTCGATTTGAAACTGAATTTGGATCTGCCGTCATGTTCGAAGAACAAACGAATGTCGAGGGAATATTTGTACTGCCTTTTACGCCAAGTTGCTCTACCTGCTTATCATCTTTCTTCAACCGCCAAAATGGGACCCCGCAGTGATCCTCTGGCTGTAGTCAACAACGAACTCAAGGTGTATGGTATTAAAAATCTACGTGTTATAGACGTCAGCATAGTGCCTAGTACTGTTACTGGGCATATCAATGCTCAGGCCTTCTTGATTGGGGAAAAAGGAGCTGACATGATCAAAAAGGACCATTTGAATATTCAAGGATAA
- the LOC123310092 gene encoding glucose dehydrogenase [FAD, quinone]-like isoform X2, with product MRHIVFVILLVFFGSVENEKNSELELKIDYYEALIKKAVKDAANYKPRIDNSDFLSDVDRTKVHDYGTFDFIIVGAGSSGSVVASRLSEHPDWKILLIEAGDHETDLSEIPGMHVLLPNSDKNWGYTTTKQKYGCKGMVGEKCPYARGKSVGGSGAINGIMYIRGHKEDYDKWERWGNPGWSYQNISYYFKKSENSQIPDGDQGYHGFAGPINNCYTTPESPLVQAFIDANKELGASYIDVNGGQPEGVGKCQSSALFGRRVSSASAYLKTALNRINLNLEVNALVTKILIDEESKKAQGVLFVKDGKTYRAMSSKEVILSGGSINTPQLLMLSGVGPEKELEKHSIKMIKNAPVGQTMRDHIAFSLVFFRTNHSQSITPLREQIKDYLNGYGILTTSFSTKALSFKNFGDSRVEFILIPPSGKAQKNGAPRNFNKEVLESLKSYDATTDFLISAILLNPKSNGTITLKSSDPLEFPELDIGIFSSEEDLDALYEGVKYAQTLGNTKSFEKFNAKQFIKFKPCDQHGYNTKDFWYCAMKHLSFNGYHMSSTARMGPEDDPMAVVDSELQVYGVKGLRIIDCSVMPDTISGHTNAIAFAIGEKGADIIKNHYGVFRAE from the exons ATGAGGCACATAGTATTTGTGATTTTGTTAGTGTTTTTTGGTAGTGTGGAAAATGAGAAGAACAGCGAGCTAGAACTCAAAATCGATTATTATGAGGCTCTTATCAAAAAAGCTGTGAAAGATGCAGCGAACTATAAGCCGAGGATTGATAACAGCGATTTTTTATCTGATGTAGATCGCACCAAAGTTCACG ATTATGGTACTTTCGATTTCATTATTGTGGGAGCAGGATCCTCAGGTTCTGTGGTAGCTAGCAGATTGTCGGAACATCCAGACTGGAAGATTCTTCTGATAGAAGCAGGTGACCATGAGACGGATCTATCCGAAATTCCAGGGATGCATGTTCTTCTACCGAACAGCGATAAAAATTGGGGTTATACAACAACGAAACAGAAATATGGATGTAAAG GCATGGTAGGGGAAAAATGCCCATACGCAAGAGGAAAATCAGTAGGTGGCTCAGGCGCCATAAACGGCATAATGTACATCCGGGGACACAAAGAAGATTACGACAAATGGGAAAGATGGGGCAACCCAGGATGGTCTTATCAGAATATATCCTACTATTTCAAGAAATCGGAAAACTCACAAATCCCCGACGGAGATCAAGGGTATCACGGTTTCGCCGGACCAATAAATAATTGTTACACAACACCAGAATCTCCCCTCGTTCAAGCCTTCATAGACGCCAATAAAGAACTAGGAGCCAGTTACATAGACGTGAACGGTGGCCAGCCTGAAGGAGTTGGAAAATGTCAAAGTAGCGCCTTGTTTGGACGAAGAGTGAGCTCGGCAAGTGCCTACTTGAAAACTGCATTAAACAGAATCAACCTCAATCTGGAAGTCAATGCTTTAGTGACCAAAATATTGATTGATGAAGAAAGTAAGAAGGCACAAGGGGTTTTATTCGTAAAAGACGGAAAAACGTATAGAGCCATGAGTTCTAAAGAAGTAATTTTATCTGGAGGGTCTATAAACACACCTCAACTCCTGATGCTTTCCGGTGTTGGTCCTGAAAAGGAGCTAGAGAAACACAGCATAAAAATGATCAAGAACGCACCTGTTGGACAAACTATGAGGGACCATATAGCCTTCAGTCTGGTGTTTTTCAGGACGAATCACAGTCAAAGCATAACACCTCTAAGGGAACAAATCAAGGACTATTTGAATGGTTATGGGATACTCACGACATCTTTCTCCACCAAAGCGTTAAGCTTCAAGAATTTCGGGGATAGCAGAGTGGAGTTCATCTTGATACCACCAAGTGGAAAAGCGCAAAAGAATGGGGCTCCTAGAAACTTCAATAAAGAAGTGTTGGAGTCTCTGAAATCCTACGACGCTACCACAGATTTCCTCATCTCAGCAATTCTATTGAATCCTAAATCCAACGGTACAATCACATTGAAATCATCAGATCCATTGGAATTTCCCGAACTTGATATAGGGattttttcttcagaagaaGACCTGGATGCTCTTTATGAAGGAGTCAAATATGCGCAAACTTTGGGAAACACCAAGAGTTTCGAGAAGTTTAATGCGAAACAATTCATCAAGTTCAAACCGTGCGATCAGCATGGATACAATACGAAGGATTTCTGGTATTGCGCAATGAAACATTTGTCATTTAACGGCTACCATATGTCGTCAACAGCCCGTATGGGTCCTGAAGATGATCCGATGGCTGTTGTGGATAGTGAACTTCAAGTATATGGCGTCAAGGGTTTGCGGATTATCGATTGTAGTGTTATGCCAGACACGATTTCTGGTCATACAAACGCTATTGCTTTCGCGATCGGTGAAAAGGGAGCTGATATAATTAAAAATCATTACGGAGTATTTAGGGCAGAATGA
- the LOC123310092 gene encoding glucose dehydrogenase [FAD, quinone]-like isoform X1: MRHIVFVILLVFFGSVENEKNSELELKIDYYEALIKKAVKDAANYKPRIDNSDFLSDVDRTKVHDYGQFDFIIVGAGTTGCVVANRLSENPDWKILALEAGGSEDDLSEIPGIHTLSSNIRKNWGYVSIKQEKGCLGMIDQRCLVTRGLSEGGSSATGALIYSRGVEQDYDNWASKGNPGWSFEKILPYFKKVENYRITKNRINHGSSGPINIEYSEPKSLFHQAIVDGMKELSNEDKSAENKTNNSLRRIEYNIWQGRRVSSANSYLKEAKTRTNTNVTNKAFVTKILISSDKRAYGVEFVKNRELYRATATKEVILSGGAINTPQLLMLSGIGPKQILKKHKIEIVHDLPVGQTLKDHFGYLSIYIRTNSTQNTPPLRELLRQYLNGYGYLTKSLNSEFLGYFSRNTSSMNRPSIEYIFAPPTGTRIGLYATKRFTNEMTASVSRQVNISTDISVSVTLLHPKSKGEIRLKSANPIDFPEIDIGMFQNKEDIEEIYEGIRNILRLLETESFRKLNASIYSIPKPCEAYEFNSRSFWYCSIKHIAFAAHQLTSSTKMGPASDAEAVVDDSLRVRGVRNLRIADCGVIPVTLSGQLNAVAYVIGEKAADLIKQQYSSNYVKEEL, translated from the exons ATGAGGCACATAGTATTTGTGATTTTGTTAGTGTTTTTTGGTAGTGTGGAAAATGAGAAGAACAGCGAGCTAGAACTCAAAATCGATTATTATGAGGCTCTTATCAAAAAAGCTGTGAAAGATGCAGCGAACTATAAGCCGAGGATTGATAACAGCGATTTTTTATCTGATGTAGATCGCACCAAAGTTCACG ATTACGGCCAATTTGACTTCATAATTGTCGGTGCTGGTACTACTGGTTGTGTTGTAGCTAATCGTCTGTCAGAAAATCCCGACTGGAAGATTTTGGCTTTAGAAGCCGGTGGCAGTGAGGATGATTTATCCGAAATTCCAGGAATACACACTTTATCCTCAAACATTCGGAAGAACTGGGGATATGTTTCTATTAAACAAGAGAAGGGATGTCTCG GCATGATAGATCAACGATGCCTTGTTACAAGAGGGCTATCAGAAGGAGGTAGCAGTGCCACTGGGGCTCTGATATACAGCAGGGGAGTAGAACAAGATTACGACAACTGGGCAAGCAAAGGAAACCCAGGATGGTCTTTCGAGAAAATTTTACCATACTTCAAGAAAGTTGAGAATTACCGAATCACTAAAAATAGAATTAACCATGGATCCTCAGGTCCTATCAACATCGAATACTCAGAACCCAAATCACTTTTTCATCAAGCAATTGTGGATGGAATGAAAGAATTGTCTAATGAAGATAAAAGCGctgaaaacaaaacaaacaaTAGTTTACGAAGAATAGAATATAATATCTGGCAAGGACGCAGAGTTAGCAGTGCTAACTCGTATTTGAAAGAAGCCAAAACTCGAACAAATACGAATGTAACGAACAAAGCATTCGTGACAAAAATCCTTATATCCAGCGACAAAAGAGCGTATGGAGTTGAATTCGTAAAAAACAGAGAATTATATAGAGCTACTGCAACCAAGGAGGTCATTTTATCTGGTGGAGCCATCAACACTCCGCAGCTGTTGATGTTGTCCGGCATTGGCCCAAAACAGATTCTCAAGAAACACAAGATCGAAATCGTTCATGATCTTCCTGTTGGACAAACCCTGAAAGATCATTTCGGATATTTGAGCATCTACATTCGAACCAACTCAACGCAAAACACACCACCACTGAGAGAACTCTTGAGACAATACCTCAATGGATATGGATATTTGACCAAATCCTTGAACTCTGAGTTCCTAGGGTATTTCTCAAGAAATACTTCATCGATGAACAGACCCAGTATTGAGTATATATTCGCTCCTCCAACGGGTACCAGAATTGGTTTGTATGCAACCAAGAGGTTCACCAATGAAATGACTGCGTCTGTCTCCAGGCAAGTGAATATATCCACTGATATATCTGTGTCGGTCACTCTTTTGCATCCAAAATCCAAGGGAGAGATTCGACTAAAATCCGCGAATCCCATAGATTTTCCTGAGATAGATATAGGTATGTTCCAGAATAAAGAAGACATCGAAGAGATTTACGAGGGTATACGAAATATACTTAGGCTTTTAGAAACAGAATCGTTCAGAAAGTTGAACGCATCAATCTATTCGATTCCCAAGCCTTGTGAAGCATACGAGTTCAATTCAAGATCTTTCTGGTATTGCAGTATAAAGCACATCGCTTTTGCGGCCCATCAGCTAACTTCTAGTACAAAAATGGGACCTGCAAGTGATGCTGAAGCTGTAGTTGATGACAGTTTGAGAGTTCGTGGAGTGCGGAACTTGAGGATAGCAGACTGCGGCGTGATTCCTGTTACTTTGTCGGGACAGTTGAATGCTGTTGCATATGTGATCGGTGAAAAAGCAGCAGATTTGATAAAGCAGCAATATTCAAGCAACTATGTGAAGGAAGAACTTTGA